From Desulfuromonadaceae bacterium:
ATCGGTCGATACCGGAAAAGGACACGCGGCTGATGGCATTGACGATGCGTGAAGTGCGCCGCCTTAACACGCTGCTCACCGATTTTCTGGTTTACGCCCGGCCCTCCCCGTTGCGGCGTTCAGCGGTTAGCGGCGAGCAGATTGTCGAATCGCTGTTGCTGCTGGTCGATGCTGACGAGCGTTTCAAGGAGATTAAGATCGACTGTTCATCCGTTTCTCAAGAATCGTTTTCGCTGGATAAGGAGAAGGTTTGTCAGGCTCTGTGGAACTTGCTGCTCAATGCGGCGGCTGCGTTGCACTATCGCGGCACCATTTCCATCACCTTTGATCCCGGCAAGGCGCAGATCAGAGTTGAAGATAACGGCCCCGGTGTCCCCCCGGAACTCAAACAGCGCATCTTCGAGCCGTTCTTTACCACCAAAGATGCCGGGACCGGGCTGGGGCTGGCGACTGTTTTTACCATCATGCAGGCACATCATGGGCAGATCACGGTTGCTGATCGCCCCGGCGGTGGTACCAGCATGATTATGGAATTTTGATGGCGTCGCAAAAATTCCGCCCTCCGGCGTTACGCCGGTTTTTCAGGACCTCGACCTGCCTGATGCAGGCCTTCGCCCCTGAAAAACCACCAGGCCTTGGAGGACGAAATTTTTGCCTGGCCATCCAATTTTTTTTGCGAGTGCATCAATTTTGATCGACAGCCAAAGTGGAGTTCACCATGACTCAGGATAAACAAAATTTTCAACTGCTGGTTGTCGATGACGACTCCAGTCTCAGAGAATTTTTGACCATCATGCTCGAGCGCGAAGGCTATCAGGTGACGGCTGCACCCGACGCACTAACCGCGTTGAAGGTGCTGCGCTCCGGCAGCTTCGATTTGATTCTCAGTGACATCAAGATGCCGGGGATGAGTGGCATTGAACTGCTCGATGTGGTCACAGCTGAAGCTCCGGAGACGATCGTGGTGATGATGACTGCTTTTTCCTCGACCGAAGACGCCGTTGATGCGATGAAGCGTGGCGCCTATGACTACATCGTCAAACCGTGCGATAACGATGAATTGCGTCTGGTCATCAGCAACGCTCTCGAACGTAAAGCCCTCAAACAGGAGAATGTGCGGCTCAAAAAAGAGTTGCACAAACTCCAGTCGTTTTCCGGCCTGGTCGGCAAAAGCAAGGCGATGCTTGCGGTTTACGATCTGATTGACAAGGTAGCCGACAACCGGGTGTCAGTGCTGATCACCGGCGAGAGCGGCACCGGCAAAGAAATCGTTGCCCGGACCATACACCAGCAGAGTTCGCGAAAAAATAACCCGTTCATTGCCGTGAACTGTGGCGCGATCCCTGAAAATTTACTCGAAAGTGAACTGTTCGGCTACGAAAAAGGCGCGTTTACCGGTGCCGAGCGGCAGAAACCCGGGTTGATGGAAGAGGCTCAAGGCGGCACGCTGTTCCTTGACGAAATCGGCGAACTGCCGCAACTGATGCAGGTCAAACTGTTGCGCGTGTTGCAAGAGAGCGAGGTTCGCCGGGTCGGTGGCAGCCGCTCGGTCAAGCTCGATTTCCGTTTATTGACCGCCACCAACAAGAACCTGACCGATGAGGTTGCCGCCGGACGTTTTCGTGAAGATCTTTATTATCGGCTCAATGTCATTGAGCTGCGCCTGCCCCCGTTAAGAGATAAAAAAGAGGATATTCCACAACTGATCAAATATTTTTGCGCGCGCAGAAACACTGAGGATGTCGTCGTCGCAGAGGACGCCTTGCGCTGCCTGACCGCTTATCATTGGCCGGGGAATGTCCGTGAGCTGGAAAATGTGGTTGAGCGCTGCCTGGTATTGGGGCAAACGAACGTTATCGAGAAAAGCTGCCTGCCGGTCGAGTTAGTAAGCCCCTGTGCATCTTTGGAGGTGGCGGTCCAGTTGCCTGCCGACCGCTTTGATCTCGACGCCTACTTGCTCAAGGTTGAAAAATCGTTACTTCTCGCCGCGTTGCAGGAAACAGGAGGGGTCAGAAAAAAAGCCGCCGCACGCCTCGGCATGACCTTTCGCTCGATCCGTTACCGACTGGCCAAGTTTGATCTGGATCGGGAAGAGGAGGCGGAGTGAATGGTGACGTTTTGTGTTTCAAGGCTGACAAATGATAATAAATAGTTTTTGTAACGATTCACCTGTCCACCCAAAGGTCGTCATCCCCGAGCGATCCTGTCGGGGATCTCAACGTTCAACCCTGAAACCCCTGGATTCCGGCTAAACCCCTGCCGGAATGGCGCGCGATTTTTCGCGGCTAAAAGCCGCTCCCACAAAAGTGCTGAACAGTTACAAAAGTTTTTTCACGGTGAGCAGAATAGTTACAGTTTTTCTTCGTTTTCTTTGTGGTGAGAAAAATCGTGCCAGCGCATAAATAACATTTCTTTTAGAGCGGTCAATAAGGCTCTTCTTTCCAGCAAAAACGATTTTGCCCACCGATCCTGATATTTAAAAGAAGTATTGGCTCCGCGGGGTCAGGTGGAACCCAGTAAAGAACGAGGAAATTTCGGGCGCTGGCATCCAGCACATATTCCCTCACCGTTATCTTTTTGCCTTGGACCGACCTTCGTCGTGCAGGGGCAATCTCGTCAAACGCGGAAATATTCTCTACCATTGACCGGTAGCTTTGCTGCAAGCGTTCCACAAAACGAACCGCACCCAATTCAGCATACTCGTCAAGAAATTCTTTCAATCGGCGAGCAAACAAAGGTGTGGCGACAACCTCCCGGGTCATCCTCTTTTCTTCTCCATAACAGCCTTAGCCCGAGCTAAAGCATGATCGAACCGGGCATCAATCTTTGCAGCAGACTCACAAACGCCCGTTAACTCATACTCTTCCCATGCCGCAAGTGCTTCTGCTTCAAACTGAATATCAGCCTCGGCTGCTTCAATTGCCGGAGCGCCAATCGCCTCAAGCACGGCTCCCATCGGTCTGCCGATTTTTTTTGATAGAGCTTCCAGCCTCTCGGCAAATTTATCATCCACCCTTAAATTAAGTTGCCTGGTCATAACTGTACCCCTTTCGTGTTTTTCAGTATGCTAGCAGTTGCTAGCATACAAGTCAAGTTCAGTCAGGGGGACGGGGGACGCAGGGAAGCTATGTAAGTTATTTGGTGACTGTTCAGCTCTTTTGTGGGAGCGGCTTTTAGCCGCGAAAAATCGCGCGTCATTTCGGCAAGATTTCAGCCGGAATCCAGGGTTTTCAAGGTTGAACGTCAGGATCCCCGACAGGATCACTCGTGGATGACGCCCCTTGGACGGGCAGGTGAATAGTTACAGTTCAATGAATGTATCAAAAAGTTTGATCTGGATCGGGAAGAGGAGGCGGAGTGAATTGTGACGTTTTGTGTTTCAAAAGTGACAAATTTTGTCTCACGTTTCCACGCTAGCGGGGGAGGGTGGGGCTGCAATATTTAAAAGACTCTTCCATGCAGGTCAAAAAAATCACCCGTCCACAAAGACAACCATCTGATTATAAACGATTTTTCTTCGTGTTCTTCGTGCCTTCGTGGTGAGAAAGATCTTTTGCTTTTGATCGTATGGAGTCACTTGCAATTTGGTATGTTGCTTGCTAATATATCGAACGTGTATGCAACGAACTTAAAACCAGTGTGCCGGCGCAAAAATTTAAACATTCAATGCCGTCGGGTTGTTGTTCATTAACGAAAGGAGCTTTAACATGTTGAAAAAGTTCAGAAAGAATGAAAAGGGTTTTACCCTGATCGAGCTGCTGATCGTTGTCGCGATCATCGGTATCCTCGCGGCGATTGCCATCCCGCAGTTCGCATCCTACCGGCAGAAAGCGTTCAACTCGGCTGCCCAGAGTGACCTGAAGACGATCAAGACCACGGTCGAAGGTTACTACACCGATCAGTACTACTACCCCTACTGATTTGACCTAATTAATGAGCTAATGGAGGAAATAAAAATGCGTAATAATAAACTGGTGACTGGTCTTATGATCGTTTCCGCACTCTTTTTCGTGTCGAGTGCATTGGCAGAAGAT
This genomic window contains:
- a CDS encoding sigma-54 dependent transcriptional regulator, translated to MTQDKQNFQLLVVDDDSSLREFLTIMLEREGYQVTAAPDALTALKVLRSGSFDLILSDIKMPGMSGIELLDVVTAEAPETIVVMMTAFSSTEDAVDAMKRGAYDYIVKPCDNDELRLVISNALERKALKQENVRLKKELHKLQSFSGLVGKSKAMLAVYDLIDKVADNRVSVLITGESGTGKEIVARTIHQQSSRKNNPFIAVNCGAIPENLLESELFGYEKGAFTGAERQKPGLMEEAQGGTLFLDEIGELPQLMQVKLLRVLQESEVRRVGGSRSVKLDFRLLTATNKNLTDEVAAGRFREDLYYRLNVIELRLPPLRDKKEDIPQLIKYFCARRNTEDVVVAEDALRCLTAYHWPGNVRELENVVERCLVLGQTNVIEKSCLPVELVSPCASLEVAVQLPADRFDLDAYLLKVEKSLLLAALQETGGVRKKAAARLGMTFRSIRYRLAKFDLDREEEAE
- a CDS encoding prepilin-type N-terminal cleavage/methylation domain-containing protein; amino-acid sequence: MLKKFRKNEKGFTLIELLIVVAIIGILAAIAIPQFASYRQKAFNSAAQSDLKTIKTTVEGYYTDQYYYPY